The window AGTTTTTCTGTGAAATAAGCCATTTCCTGGTAGAAACGGGTTTCATCCACATTTTCGAATTCTTTCAAAGTCTTTTGGTAACGTTCTTTTACACTTACGATTCTTTCTTCTTCAAAAGGAATCACCTCACTCAGATATTTATCAATGTTTTGAATATTTCTGTTGAGTTCTTCATGTAAATTGCTGCCTTCAGTCTTTCTGAATTCTTCAAATCGGTCTACAGCAGCATTCACAATTTTTGCCAATGCTTCCCATTCGCCTTCTGTAAGTTCATCAGGTCTTGAGGTGATGGCATCCGGAAGTCTTACTGCCATTTTCAGATATTCGAAATCAGGACCGTCAGATGCAATATTTTTAAGTTCATTGATATAAGAATCAATTAAACCTTTATTGATTTTTACATCATTAGATTCTTCAAGGTTTTCAATATTGACGTAGCAGTCAACCTTTCCACGGATAATTCTATCGTTAAGAATTTTTCTGATTTCAAATTCTTTTTCTTTGTAACGTAAAGGAATTTTAATATTTAAATCAAAGCTCTTGCTGTTCAGTGATTTAATATCTATTGTTATTTTTTTCCTTCAAAAACATCTTCGGCTCTACCGAAGCCAGTCATTGATAAAATCATAGTTTTTTATTGTTCTACAAAGATAAACATTTAAATTAGCACAGTAAAATCTGTAAAAGATTCTATTTTACTGATAAAATAATGAATGTGAACTGATGAAAAATCTGATTTCTGTAGTAGGACCCACCGGAATTGGGAAAACAAAACTGGCTATTGATCTGGCAAAACATTTCAATACTGAGATTGTGTCCTGTGATTCCCGGCAGTTTTTTAAAGAGATGAAAATTGGAACTGCAGCCCCTTCTGATGAAGAATTGGCTGAGGCTGTTCACCATTTTATCGGAAATCTTTCTGTAGAGAAATACTATTCTATCGGCCAATATGAAGAAGATGCTCTAAAGAAGCTCAATGAACTCTTTCAAAACCATGACACTGTAATTTTAGTCGGTGGAAGTATGATGTATGAAAAAGCTGTGATTGAAGGCTTGAATGATTTACCTGAGGCTGATATTGAAAATCAGGAAAAGCTTCAGACTATTATGGAGCAGGAGGGAATTGAAAAGCTTCAGGAAATTTTAAAAAATTTAGATCCCGAATATTTTGAAGTGGTGGATATTCATAACCACCGAAGACTTTTGCGTGCCATTGATGTCATCTGGCAAACTAATAAAAAATATTCTGAACAGATTGCTGTTTCTCAGGATTCCAGAGATTTTAATGTGATCAGGATAGGAATTGAAGCGCCAAGAGAGGAATTGTATGACAGGATCAACCGCAGGGTTGATATTATGATGGAAAAAGGGCTTTTGGATGAGGTGAAAGGGTTGGAGAAATTCAAAGGATTGA of the Chryseobacterium capnotolerans genome contains:
- the miaA gene encoding tRNA (adenosine(37)-N6)-dimethylallyltransferase MiaA gives rise to the protein MKNLISVVGPTGIGKTKLAIDLAKHFNTEIVSCDSRQFFKEMKIGTAAPSDEELAEAVHHFIGNLSVEKYYSIGQYEEDALKKLNELFQNHDTVILVGGSMMYEKAVIEGLNDLPEADIENQEKLQTIMEQEGIEKLQEILKNLDPEYFEVVDIHNHRRLLRAIDVIWQTNKKYSEQIAVSQDSRDFNVIRIGIEAPREELYDRINRRVDIMMEKGLLDEVKGLEKFKGLTALNTVGYAELFKYFDGEWDLEFAVSEIKKNSRRYAKRQLTWYRKADDIYYLLLGYTQNDFNNLIEFISVQNK